The Rhodocytophaga rosea genome has a segment encoding these proteins:
- a CDS encoding RagB/SusD family nutrient uptake outer membrane protein, with amino-acid sequence MKNIRFNKALPIIIFLLTFFGCTTLEEEILDESLTGTGQAEVVSGSIAPVYGLLRQVWLHTNNFGLQEVASDEAILPYRGGTDWYDGGKFIAVHQHLMTPSNGLVSDTWTSITLCLSRAVVAEERLKAEVEKGNTAATDALNEMIAMNAYLNMLALDNWGLIFKKERSDQLSEILRGQEAIDYLEERLLSVVDLMNNNNGPGRFNKDAVSALLARLYLNAAVYRDPYGTPTFTQEDMNKVIQYTSSIISGAHSLSPEYFALFNDNNHANTELIFALDQRGVLQNEHQRWAYWSISGDQVPRPEFPNTRGTDATAATPDFIQTWADAYGSVEQAEADARFYQKNTIIPDGLKDLTGITPANDANHYYCVDAKSFEIDRGFVRGVIWGPRKDAGGNILTCADGKVRIYPVINKRTSGANLRYVDHTLQVDFTAPGSLHNTGYRFSKYQFSRTGIDCCSYSGVDLVLIRLGEIYLMRAEAKLKNGDNAGALADVNTLRASRIARPTQTPPALSTIDLDILYREAGFELYWEGLRRTYQIRFGKYEGNWTDKNDSDVHKRLFPIPQKAMDGASSEPGFLVQNAGY; translated from the coding sequence ATGAAAAATATACGATTTAATAAAGCACTGCCGATCATTATATTTTTACTTACATTTTTCGGTTGTACCACATTAGAGGAAGAAATCTTGGATGAGTCTCTGACCGGAACCGGGCAGGCAGAAGTCGTCAGTGGATCAATAGCCCCAGTATATGGCCTGCTTCGCCAGGTATGGTTGCATACCAATAATTTCGGCTTGCAGGAAGTTGCCTCTGATGAGGCCATTTTACCCTACCGCGGCGGCACAGACTGGTATGATGGAGGCAAGTTTATTGCCGTTCACCAGCATTTGATGACCCCCAGTAATGGTTTGGTATCAGATACCTGGACATCTATCACGTTATGCTTATCGAGAGCAGTTGTTGCCGAGGAAAGGCTAAAAGCAGAAGTTGAAAAGGGAAATACCGCAGCCACTGATGCGCTGAATGAAATGATTGCCATGAATGCCTACCTCAATATGCTGGCACTCGACAATTGGGGCCTGATTTTCAAAAAAGAACGTTCAGACCAGTTATCCGAAATCCTCAGAGGACAAGAAGCAATCGATTATCTTGAAGAAAGGCTGTTGTCGGTAGTGGACCTTATGAACAATAACAACGGTCCGGGCAGGTTTAACAAAGATGCCGTAAGTGCCTTGCTGGCCCGTTTATACCTGAATGCTGCCGTATATCGTGATCCCTATGGTACGCCTACCTTTACTCAGGAGGATATGAATAAGGTGATCCAGTATACAAGCAGTATTATTTCGGGAGCCCACTCCTTGTCGCCTGAATATTTCGCACTGTTCAACGATAATAACCACGCCAACACTGAGTTGATCTTTGCCCTCGACCAAAGGGGCGTACTGCAAAACGAACACCAGCGATGGGCATATTGGTCCATATCCGGTGATCAGGTTCCAAGACCCGAATTCCCAAACACCCGCGGGACCGATGCCACAGCCGCCACCCCTGATTTTATTCAAACATGGGCTGATGCGTATGGCAGTGTAGAACAAGCGGAGGCAGATGCCCGTTTTTACCAGAAAAATACCATTATACCGGATGGATTGAAAGATCTTACCGGGATAACTCCGGCCAATGATGCAAACCATTACTATTGTGTGGATGCTAAAAGTTTTGAAATCGACCGGGGATTTGTCCGTGGGGTGATATGGGGGCCCAGAAAAGATGCTGGAGGTAACATATTGACTTGTGCCGATGGAAAAGTAAGGATATATCCGGTTATCAATAAAAGAACCAGTGGTGCAAACCTCCGGTATGTTGACCATACGCTTCAGGTTGATTTTACAGCACCAGGCAGTCTGCATAATACCGGTTACCGGTTTTCCAAATACCAGTTTAGCCGTACTGGTATTGACTGTTGCTCCTACAGTGGTGTGGATCTGGTGTTGATCCGGTTGGGAGAGATTTATCTGATGCGGGCTGAAGCGAAACTGAAAAATGGCGACAATGCCGGCGCTCTGGCAGATGTGAATACCTTACGGGCATCCAGAATCGCACGCCCTACACAAACTCCGCCAGCCTTGAGTACGATTGATCTGGATATATTGTACCGTGAAGCGGGATTTGAATTATACTGGGAAGGCCTCAGACGAACCTATCAGATACGGTTCGGCAAATATGAAGGAAACTGGACTGATAAAAATGATAGTGATGTGCACAAACGATTGTTCCCCATCCCTCAAAAAGCAATGGATGGTGCCTCCAGCGAACCAGGATTTTTAGTGCAAAACGCAGGATATTAA
- a CDS encoding polysaccharide deacetylase family protein has protein sequence MKTFVICILLLLAFISKGQNSIKWPESKQALIVLTYDDALLSHLQVAIPQLNQARLKGTFFLKEPAATHINAWKEASQKGHELGNHTVYHPCLSSKFKADPHYQAENYSVDNMMREISTMNTILYAIDNKLDHTYAYPCGETSIQGKSYVDRLKKSGFVAYARAVGSSPIITDFKNLDPYQVPCMGFAINAPGSDMIEFVKQVQQNKGMGVLIFHGVGGDYLEVSAAAHQELVQYLKEHQEQIWVATFKEAMDYVTKHTK, from the coding sequence ATGAAGACATTTGTCATATGTATCCTGCTGCTTTTAGCTTTTATATCGAAGGGACAAAATTCTATAAAATGGCCGGAAAGTAAACAAGCCTTGATCGTATTAACCTATGATGATGCCCTGCTTTCTCATTTACAGGTAGCTATTCCACAACTAAATCAAGCCAGGCTCAAGGGTACTTTTTTCCTCAAAGAGCCTGCAGCCACACATATCAATGCTTGGAAAGAGGCTAGCCAAAAAGGACATGAACTAGGCAATCATACTGTATATCATCCTTGCCTGAGCAGCAAGTTCAAAGCTGACCCTCATTATCAGGCAGAAAATTATTCAGTGGACAATATGATGCGTGAGATATCCACCATGAATACCATTCTGTATGCAATAGATAACAAACTCGACCATACCTATGCCTATCCCTGTGGAGAAACATCCATACAGGGAAAAAGCTATGTGGATAGACTCAAAAAATCAGGATTTGTAGCCTATGCTAGAGCCGTAGGTAGTTCACCCATTATTACTGATTTCAAAAATTTAGATCCTTATCAGGTACCTTGCATGGGCTTTGCTATCAATGCTCCTGGCAGCGATATGATTGAATTTGTAAAGCAGGTGCAGCAAAACAAAGGCATGGGAGTTCTTATTTTCCATGGCGTGGGTGGAGATTATCTGGAAGTATCAGCAGCTGCTCATCAAGAGTTGGTGCAATACTTGAAAGAGCATCAGGAGCAGATCTGGGTGGCCACCTTTAAAGAAGCGATGGACTATGTCACAAAGCATACTAAATAA
- a CDS encoding outer membrane beta-barrel protein: MKKLMTLCLCVSAFSAIAQEFKPFKINGSIGLAAPVSEQQKAGFLFSVEPKYGITDHFDVGVHLEVAYLRRVLDEQTLGAESLDEGAATSYILTASYLFSKGHIRPYLRAGFGNYRVYATSFETPNPQSTYITTAPVSRPGGMLAVGVKVGHVHLSAEYNLIASSKTNTPTLKVNNHNSYLGFKAGIDLGGGER; encoded by the coding sequence ATGAAAAAATTAATGACCCTCTGCTTGTGTGTGAGTGCCTTTAGTGCAATAGCTCAAGAATTCAAACCTTTTAAAATCAATGGCTCTATAGGTCTGGCAGCACCTGTCAGTGAACAACAAAAAGCAGGTTTTCTCTTTAGTGTAGAACCAAAATATGGCATTACTGATCACTTTGATGTGGGGGTCCACTTGGAGGTAGCTTATTTGAGAAGAGTACTTGATGAACAGACTTTAGGAGCAGAAAGTCTTGATGAGGGTGCTGCTACTTCTTATATTTTGACAGCTAGCTATCTATTTTCCAAAGGTCATATTCGTCCTTACTTGAGGGCAGGATTTGGCAATTATAGAGTCTATGCTACTTCTTTTGAAACCCCTAACCCTCAAAGCACTTACATTACTACAGCTCCGGTGAGCCGGCCTGGGGGTATGTTGGCAGTAGGTGTAAAAGTAGGACATGTACATCTTTCTGCTGAGTACAATTTAATAGCCAGCTCGAAAACGAATACTCCAACGCTGAAAGTCAACAATCACAATTCCTATCTTGGGTTTAAAGCAGGTATTGATCTGGGGGGAGGTGAAAGATAA
- a CDS encoding ABC transporter permease has product MIKHYFKITIRRLFKQKTYSLTSILGLTVGLTASILIFLWMLDELSVDRFHTKADRIYKVLINDLYADGRMETYEAPTVMIGQALRTDIPEMDEVVQTSWSEGMLVKSGDKKFIETGLYADPGLFSLFSFPISSGNKLRPLSHINSISISEKLANKLFNGDPIGRTLTIDQLGDFMVSSVFEDIPQHSSLRFDFVISFENWKKQNSWANHWRSGATQAFVTLKSESAFNATDSKVRKIIQTHCSDCNREAFLYPFSQLYLHGKFENGKNSGGRISQVILFGCIAGIILIMACFNFTNLATARASTRTKEIGVRKSVGAGRISIGIQFIGESLFISFISLYFAIILVSVFLPILNEITGKSLHLDYSNPVLVLSLMGITLLCGVLAGLYPAFYLSALNTWTVLKNSKVRLKGGSFRKGLIVTQFAVSVMLITGSIGIYRQLGYIFKMDLGFSKENIIVIPQKEGLSHNYAPFKADLQQIPTVKNVALVGSNVFQVPITTTDPVWPGKPENSSISFKVLRSDDGFIPTMHIKLIAGRNFYSNRADSSNYIINEKAMLAMGLIKQNVIGTKLEMWNGKGEIIGLTEDFINGNLHQGTEPLILMFTTTNGFNYYIKTIENANINQTLASIEAIAKKYSPDYPFEYSFLEGDYSKEYKTESVLGKLSLGFTVVAVIVCCLGLFGLATFAAEQRIKEIGVRKVLGASVSDIVILLSKELAGLVFMAILVAIPTAYYFLNKWLEDFAYRIDISWWVLVLAGMSALMIALLTVSFQAIKAAVSNPVKSVRRE; this is encoded by the coding sequence ATGATTAAGCATTACTTCAAGATTACCATACGCAGGCTTTTTAAACAGAAGACTTATTCACTAACCAGTATACTCGGACTTACTGTAGGGCTGACCGCTTCTATTTTAATCTTTTTATGGATGCTGGATGAATTATCAGTTGACAGGTTTCATACCAAAGCAGATCGCATTTATAAAGTGCTGATTAATGACCTCTATGCTGATGGCAGAATGGAAACCTATGAGGCTCCAACCGTGATGATTGGCCAAGCCCTACGTACGGATATTCCTGAAATGGATGAAGTGGTGCAAACGAGTTGGAGTGAAGGGATGCTTGTTAAATCCGGAGATAAGAAGTTTATAGAAACTGGCCTGTATGCTGATCCAGGTTTATTCTCCCTCTTTTCATTCCCCATTTCATCAGGCAACAAACTTCGCCCACTTTCCCATATTAACTCAATAAGCATTTCTGAAAAACTGGCTAACAAATTATTTAATGGAGATCCCATTGGCAGAACGCTGACTATTGACCAGCTTGGTGATTTTATGGTTTCAAGTGTATTTGAAGATATACCCCAACATTCTTCATTGCGATTTGACTTTGTTATTTCATTTGAGAATTGGAAAAAACAAAATAGCTGGGCTAATCACTGGCGTAGTGGGGCAACACAAGCTTTTGTAACGCTTAAATCAGAGTCAGCATTTAATGCAACCGATAGCAAAGTCAGAAAGATCATTCAAACCCATTGCAGTGATTGTAACAGGGAGGCTTTTTTATATCCATTTTCCCAATTATACCTTCATGGAAAGTTTGAAAACGGCAAAAATAGCGGAGGACGCATAAGCCAGGTTATTTTATTTGGGTGCATTGCAGGTATCATACTTATAATGGCGTGTTTCAATTTTACCAATTTAGCCACTGCCCGAGCCTCGACAAGAACCAAAGAAATAGGCGTTCGAAAATCTGTAGGGGCCGGCCGGATATCTATTGGTATTCAGTTTATAGGCGAATCCCTTTTCATTTCGTTTATATCCTTGTATTTCGCCATTATACTGGTGAGCGTATTTCTTCCAATATTGAATGAAATTACCGGGAAATCGCTGCATCTTGATTATAGCAATCCTGTGTTGGTACTTAGCCTTATGGGTATTACGCTGCTATGCGGTGTGCTTGCTGGCCTATACCCGGCTTTTTATTTGTCAGCACTCAATACTTGGACTGTTTTAAAAAACAGTAAGGTGAGATTAAAAGGTGGAAGTTTTAGGAAAGGGCTGATTGTTACCCAGTTTGCAGTTTCTGTTATGTTAATTACAGGAAGTATAGGTATCTACAGGCAGCTTGGATATATTTTTAAAATGGATCTGGGTTTCAGTAAAGAAAATATCATTGTTATCCCCCAAAAAGAAGGGTTAAGCCACAATTATGCTCCCTTTAAAGCGGATTTACAGCAAATACCTACGGTTAAAAATGTTGCCCTTGTCGGGAGTAATGTATTCCAGGTGCCCATTACCACCACCGATCCTGTATGGCCTGGAAAACCGGAAAACTCATCTATTTCATTCAAAGTACTTAGAAGTGATGATGGATTTATCCCAACTATGCATATCAAGCTGATTGCAGGAAGAAATTTTTATAGCAACCGGGCAGACTCATCCAATTATATCATTAATGAAAAAGCAATGCTGGCCATGGGACTTATTAAACAAAATGTAATAGGCACTAAATTGGAGATGTGGAACGGGAAAGGAGAAATAATTGGCCTTACTGAAGACTTCATTAATGGGAACCTGCATCAAGGTACAGAGCCCCTTATTTTAATGTTTACTACCACTAATGGGTTTAATTATTATATCAAGACCATCGAAAATGCCAATATCAACCAAACACTGGCTAGCATTGAGGCAATAGCAAAAAAATATTCACCGGACTATCCGTTTGAATACTCTTTCTTAGAGGGAGATTATAGTAAAGAATACAAAACCGAGTCGGTTTTAGGTAAGCTCTCACTGGGATTTACTGTAGTAGCTGTTATTGTTTGCTGCCTGGGGCTGTTTGGATTAGCTACCTTCGCTGCTGAGCAACGAATTAAAGAAATAGGGGTTCGTAAAGTACTTGGGGCAAGTGTATCTGACATTGTTATTTTACTTTCAAAGGAACTTGCAGGGCTTGTCTTCATGGCCATTCTCGTTGCCATCCCAACGGCCTATTATTTTTTGAACAAGTGGCTGGAGGACTTTGCTTACCGGATTGATATTTCATGGTGGGTTCTTGTGTTGGCAGGTATGTCAGCATTGATGATTGCACTCTTAACGGTGAGTTTTCAAGCGATAAAAGCAGCTGTTTCCAATCCGGTGAAGAGTGTGAGAAGGGAATAA
- a CDS encoding DUF4249 domain-containing protein → MKTVVSFLVCLLILVSSCETIIKLDFPEHSSKLVINGLLTPDSLVRVAVYKSLPVFDNQSVSYVSDATVVLFEDERLIDTLRFNQAFRQYMAGSFKPGIGKEYRLEVSAPGYDPVKASCSIADEVKIIQTQLKDSAGIDEYGAYYSQLSLTFNDPPGVKNYYNLFGLVPAVLIPWIPSNSGADRDTVYFYNPQYFFSNLPLVEYTYGNGIVLNDELFDGNTYTLSVNFYPQYNYRSNIPDARKERMKLIFKNTDFIYYNYNRKLQPHIGNQNGGIFSGEPVIMPTNIENGYGIFSGYSADTLTLY, encoded by the coding sequence ATGAAAACGGTTGTATCCTTTTTGGTGTGCCTGCTTATCCTGGTATCTTCCTGCGAGACCATCATTAAACTAGACTTTCCAGAGCATAGCTCTAAATTAGTAATCAATGGCCTACTCACTCCGGATAGCCTGGTACGGGTAGCTGTATATAAAAGCCTGCCTGTGTTCGATAACCAATCTGTTTCTTATGTTAGTGATGCTACGGTTGTCCTTTTCGAAGATGAGCGTCTAATAGATACGCTTCGCTTCAATCAAGCTTTCCGGCAGTATATGGCTGGCAGTTTCAAACCCGGTATCGGTAAAGAATATAGGTTAGAGGTCTCTGCACCCGGATATGATCCCGTAAAGGCTAGTTGCAGTATTGCTGATGAAGTGAAGATTATACAAACTCAATTGAAAGACTCCGCTGGTATAGATGAATATGGAGCGTATTATTCGCAGCTTAGCCTTACTTTTAACGACCCGCCAGGTGTGAAAAATTATTATAATCTGTTTGGTTTGGTGCCGGCTGTGCTTATACCTTGGATACCATCTAATTCAGGTGCCGATAGAGATACTGTTTATTTCTATAACCCGCAGTATTTTTTCAGCAATCTGCCACTTGTTGAATATACTTATGGTAATGGCATTGTGCTGAACGATGAATTATTTGATGGAAATACCTATACACTGTCCGTAAATTTTTATCCTCAATACAATTACAGAAGCAATATTCCAGATGCCCGAAAAGAACGGATGAAGCTTATTTTCAAAAATACAGACTTTATCTATTATAACTATAACAGGAAACTGCAGCCTCATATCGGTAATCAAAATGGCGGTATTTTTAGCGGTGAGCCAGTCATCATGCCCACTAACATTGAAAATGGATATGGCATTTTCTCCGGTTATAGTGCAGATACACTAACCCTGTATTGA
- a CDS encoding IS5 family transposase encodes MQEKFSALTDPEWEVIKEIIDNQRKIKHEKRVIINALLWLLTTGSQWRNMESKYPPWQTIYYYFRQWKKRGIIEELLAFLAGRERKKAGRQALPSVLAIDSQSVKIIQFTSQDKGIDGNKKVNGRKRHLAVDCLGIPWAVHITAANISDTTAGYELAAKLKGKSARLHTLKADNGYTETFVEEVKKQYGWSVEIVQKPESVKGFVPAGGRWVVERSYGWLNFKRRLSRDFEKNTESSEAMLQLAFIDTLLKRKTE; translated from the coding sequence ATGCAAGAAAAATTCTCTGCGCTCACTGACCCTGAATGGGAAGTTATCAAGGAAATAATTGATAACCAAAGAAAGATTAAACATGAAAAACGGGTGATAATCAATGCACTGCTTTGGCTGCTAACTACGGGCAGCCAATGGCGCAATATGGAAAGTAAGTACCCACCCTGGCAAACCATTTACTATTATTTCAGGCAGTGGAAAAAGCGGGGCATTATTGAAGAGTTGTTAGCTTTTTTAGCAGGCAGAGAAAGAAAAAAAGCAGGCAGACAAGCCCTGCCAAGCGTGTTGGCCATTGATAGCCAAAGTGTTAAGATTATACAATTTACCAGTCAGGATAAAGGCATAGATGGCAATAAAAAAGTGAATGGCAGAAAAAGACATCTGGCTGTGGACTGTTTAGGTATCCCCTGGGCGGTGCATATTACAGCTGCTAATATATCAGACACCACAGCAGGATATGAGTTAGCAGCTAAGTTGAAGGGCAAGTCCGCCCGCCTGCATACCCTGAAAGCAGATAATGGCTACACAGAGACTTTTGTGGAAGAAGTGAAAAAACAATATGGATGGAGTGTAGAAATTGTACAAAAGCCTGAAAGCGTGAAAGGCTTTGTCCCGGCAGGGGGCCGTTGGGTAGTGGAACGTAGCTACGGATGGCTCAATTTTAAGCGTAGGTTGAGCCGTGATTTTGAAAAAAACACAGAAAGTTCGGAAGCCATGCTACAATTAGCCTTTATTGATACTCTGCTCAAAAGAAAAACCGAATAA
- a CDS encoding HD domain-containing protein, with product MNHWDREKYVKAWDFATLYHQGQTYGGPKPDMHIDYLNHIGAVAMEVIWALHYTTQTYDADLAIQCALLHDVIEDTSVTYELVKTQFGEVVAVGVQALTKNIELESKQAQMLDSLTRIGRQPKEIGMVKMADRICNLSAPPYYWKKEKIQTYWQESQIIYQALYTDNELLAARLQEKIEFYPHFL from the coding sequence ATGAATCACTGGGATAGAGAAAAATATGTGAAGGCATGGGATTTTGCCACCCTTTACCATCAAGGCCAAACTTATGGAGGCCCAAAGCCAGACATGCACATTGATTACTTGAATCACATTGGAGCCGTAGCCATGGAAGTGATTTGGGCTTTGCACTATACTACTCAAACCTATGATGCTGACCTAGCGATTCAATGTGCGCTTCTCCATGATGTGATCGAAGATACTTCCGTAACCTATGAACTAGTCAAGACTCAATTTGGGGAAGTTGTAGCGGTGGGAGTACAAGCCCTAACAAAGAATATTGAATTAGAAAGCAAGCAAGCTCAAATGCTGGATAGTTTAACACGTATCGGGAGGCAGCCCAAAGAAATTGGGATGGTAAAGATGGCAGACCGGATTTGTAATCTGTCCGCTCCTCCCTATTACTGGAAGAAAGAAAAAATTCAAACCTATTGGCAGGAGTCACAAATCATCTATCAAGCTCTCTATACTGACAATGAACTGCTAGCAGCTAGACTACAAGAAAAGATTGAGTTCTACCCTCATTTTTTATGA
- a CDS encoding SusC/RagA family TonB-linked outer membrane protein yields MYSTLRVSKIICASACLISWAGFSVTPSFAVSATIGKEVFFNTEAPFFNVVSVAQPISGTVTDETGAPLPGATVLVKGTTNGTVTDADGKFVIDADANAILQVSFVGYVVKEVSLNGQSSIVVRLEPELSQLNEVVVVGYGTQKRSDITGAISSINSENFNAGVVTNPGQLLQGKISGVNVTSASGEPGAAQNVIIRGVGSLRSGTQPLYVVDGFVLDNSSQGLDTNPLNFLNPNDIESMDVLKDASATAVYGSRASNGVVVITTKKGKAGRTEMNFSASTAWSSLSNKINVFSADEFRTRVPAEGGTLQDFGGNTNWQDELSQTGMSQKIDLSVGGSASDKFSYYASAGYQDQEGILKNSDLKRYSGKLNITQKAFNGRLNVDYNLTASHTENLRPNIGSTISDMLSLNPTVPAYTDGEPTLLITNALNPLKRYQIYSDNAINNRILASISPSIEIVKGLVYKLNLGVDYSATDRDQQYKPFTSVVNESNVANGSLTTFINGNTNKLVENTLTYNWHKDVHNITLLAGHSYQSFLEENRNFTYNGFASNNIEPKYQDQTSTTQFPTTVSSSAVKNELQSFFGRVNYSLAEKYLFTATLRADGSSKFGQNNQYGYFPSVALGWNISKEDFMNNSAFDNLKLRASWGQTGNQEIPSKITKASYSEDRLITGGQSYNTYPLDPNANAIGNYPYGIVYTRLANPNLQWEVSTQIDAGLDFAFLNNRLSGSLDYFNKVSSNILLEVTPADPVQPTATYWTNIKNMKIQNNGIELELDYNGNVGNDFSYTIGGNITYIQNKVVDSPYSVLTTGAAQGSGQTGATINGYINNEPIGAFYMFEFEGIREDGLNQFKDANGDGAILDNDRRVVGSAIPKFIYAYHLNFTYKGFDLGINFNGVSGNKIYNHTAMSLFTKAQLTKSNNTSDFAVRYPNEAISNANTVSTRYLENGSFLRLNNATLGYNLSGDKIGLSNVLRNIRLSVTGQNLFIITDYSGFDPEINTGSTLGGVQTFGIDYFTYPKARTFLISLNATF; encoded by the coding sequence ATGTATTCAACATTACGAGTATCAAAAATCATATGTGCTTCTGCATGTTTGATATCCTGGGCTGGATTTAGTGTTACCCCATCCTTTGCTGTTTCTGCAACTATTGGCAAGGAGGTATTTTTTAACACAGAAGCTCCGTTTTTTAATGTGGTATCCGTTGCCCAACCTATCTCGGGTACAGTTACCGATGAAACAGGCGCACCCTTACCCGGAGCAACTGTCCTGGTGAAAGGAACAACAAACGGCACTGTAACAGATGCAGATGGAAAATTTGTTATTGATGCCGATGCCAATGCCATTCTTCAAGTTTCTTTTGTGGGATATGTCGTGAAGGAAGTTTCCCTGAATGGACAGTCATCCATAGTTGTCCGCTTGGAACCAGAGCTTTCGCAATTGAACGAAGTGGTGGTGGTTGGGTACGGTACCCAAAAAAGGTCAGACATTACCGGTGCCATTTCTTCTATTAATAGTGAAAACTTTAATGCTGGGGTTGTTACCAATCCGGGGCAGCTGTTACAAGGAAAAATTTCGGGTGTAAATGTAACAAGTGCCAGTGGCGAGCCTGGTGCCGCTCAAAATGTTATTATTCGTGGTGTAGGGAGCTTGCGTTCCGGCACACAGCCGCTGTATGTGGTCGATGGTTTTGTGCTCGATAACTCCTCTCAGGGCCTTGATACTAATCCGCTGAACTTTCTGAACCCCAATGATATTGAAAGCATGGACGTGTTGAAAGATGCCAGTGCTACAGCCGTATATGGTTCCAGAGCGTCAAATGGCGTTGTTGTGATTACCACCAAGAAAGGAAAAGCCGGAAGAACGGAAATGAATTTTTCTGCATCTACCGCCTGGTCCTCCTTGTCCAATAAGATTAACGTGTTCAGTGCCGACGAGTTTCGTACACGGGTACCAGCCGAGGGTGGAACCTTGCAAGACTTTGGAGGGAACACAAATTGGCAGGATGAGTTATCTCAAACAGGTATGTCACAAAAGATCGATTTATCTGTTGGCGGATCGGCCTCTGATAAGTTCTCCTACTACGCCTCAGCAGGTTATCAGGATCAGGAAGGAATCCTGAAGAATAGCGATCTGAAAAGGTACTCCGGTAAGCTGAACATCACTCAAAAGGCATTCAATGGAAGGCTGAATGTAGATTATAATCTTACAGCTTCTCACACCGAAAACTTACGGCCCAATATAGGTTCTACCATCAGTGATATGCTCAGTTTGAATCCAACTGTTCCGGCCTATACCGATGGTGAGCCTACTTTGTTAATTACCAATGCCTTAAATCCGTTAAAAAGGTACCAGATATATAGTGATAATGCCATCAATAACCGGATTTTGGCGAGCATTTCACCATCCATAGAAATAGTGAAGGGCCTTGTTTATAAGCTCAACCTCGGCGTTGATTACTCCGCTACCGACCGGGACCAGCAGTACAAACCTTTTACTTCAGTTGTAAATGAGTCTAATGTTGCAAATGGGTCTCTGACTACATTTATTAACGGAAATACCAATAAACTGGTAGAAAATACGCTTACCTACAACTGGCATAAGGATGTTCACAACATTACCCTGTTGGCCGGACATTCCTATCAAAGCTTTCTGGAGGAAAACAGAAACTTCACCTATAACGGATTCGCAAGTAATAACATCGAACCTAAGTACCAGGACCAGACCAGTACAACCCAATTTCCCACTACGGTGAGTTCGTCAGCCGTTAAGAACGAGTTGCAATCCTTCTTCGGTAGAGTAAATTACTCCTTAGCCGAGAAATATTTGTTTACGGCCACCCTTCGTGCCGATGGCTCCTCCAAGTTTGGCCAAAACAATCAATACGGCTATTTTCCCTCTGTTGCCCTGGGATGGAACATCAGTAAGGAAGATTTTATGAATAATTCAGCTTTTGACAACCTGAAGCTGCGTGCCAGCTGGGGGCAAACCGGTAACCAGGAGATTCCATCCAAGATTACGAAAGCCAGCTATTCGGAAGACCGCTTAATCACAGGAGGTCAGAGTTATAATACCTATCCCTTAGATCCCAATGCCAATGCCATTGGTAATTACCCGTACGGAATTGTGTATACACGACTGGCGAACCCCAATCTGCAATGGGAAGTGTCTACGCAGATAGATGCGGGCCTTGATTTTGCATTCCTGAATAACCGGCTGAGTGGTAGCCTGGATTATTTCAACAAAGTGTCGTCTAACATTCTGTTGGAAGTTACGCCAGCTGACCCTGTTCAGCCTACAGCGACCTACTGGACTAATATCAAGAACATGAAGATCCAGAACAACGGTATCGAGCTGGAGCTGGATTACAATGGCAATGTAGGTAATGATTTTTCTTATACCATAGGAGGTAACATTACCTACATTCAAAACAAGGTAGTAGATTCACCTTACTCTGTACTGACCACAGGAGCAGCACAGGGCTCGGGACAAACGGGTGCGACTATTAACGGCTATATCAATAATGAGCCCATAGGCGCATTTTATATGTTTGAGTTTGAAGGCATTCGTGAAGACGGCCTCAACCAGTTCAAAGATGCCAATGGCGATGGTGCCATCCTGGACAATGACCGCCGGGTGGTCGGTAGTGCTATTCCCAAATTTATCTATGCCTATCACCTGAACTTTACCTACAAAGGGTTTGACCTGGGGATCAACTTCAATGGCGTATCCGGAAACAAAATCTACAATCATACCGCCATGAGCCTGTTTACCAAGGCACAATTAACCAAGTCTAATAATACTTCTGATTTTGCAGTCCGGTATCCGAATGAGGCTATTTCAAACGCCAATACTGTATCTACACGCTACCTGGAGAATGGATCTTTCCTGAGACTCAATAACGCAACGCTGGGATATAACCTATCTGGAGATAAGATCGGATTGTCAAATGTATTACGAAATATCCGTTTGTCTGTAACTGGTCAGAACCTGTTTATCATAACCGATTATTCCGGATTTGATCCTGAGATCAATACAGGATCGACTTTAGGGGGAGTTCAAACCTTTGGGATCGACTATTTTACTTATCCTAAAGCCAGAACATTTCTGATCAGCCTTAATGCAACATTCTAG